The following proteins are co-located in the Phocoena phocoena chromosome 1, mPhoPho1.1, whole genome shotgun sequence genome:
- the RAB42 gene encoding ras-related protein Rab-42 gives MEAGGCRYQFRIALLGDAAVGKTSLLRRYVAGAPGIPEPEPELESVPTVGVEFYSRTLQLRAGPRVKLQLWDTAGQERFRCITRSFYRNVVGVLLVFDVTNRKSFEHIQYWHQEVMATQGPDKAIFLLVGHKSDLQSTRCVSAQEAEELAASLGMAFMETSAKNNCNVDLAFDTLTDAIQQALQQGDIKLEEDWGGVRLIQNTQIPRHPSSTQHPGPCKC, from the exons ATGGAGGCGGGGGGCTGCCGCTACCAGTTTCGGATCGCGCTGCTGGGGGACGCGGCCGTGGGCAAGACGTCGCTGCTGCGGCGCTACGTGGCGGGCGCGCCTGGGATCCCGGAACCCGAGCCGGAGCTCGAGTCGGTGCCCACGGTGGGCGTCGAGTTCTACAGCCGCACTCTGCAGCTGCGGGCCGGGCCGCGCGTGAAGCTGCAGCTCTGGGACACGGCGGGCCAAGAGCGCTTCAG GTGCATCACCAGGTCCTTTTACCGGAATGTGGTGGGTGTCCTGCTGGTCTTTGATGTGACAAACAGGAAGTCCTTTGAACACATCCAATACTGGCACCAGGAGGTCATGGCCACTCAGGGCCCCGACAAGGCGATCTTCCTGCTGGTTGGCCACAAGAGTGACCTGCAGAGCACCCGTTGTGTCTcagcccaggaggcagaggaGCTGGCTGCTTCCCTGGGCATGGCCTTCATGGAGACCTCCGCCAAAAATAACTGCAACGTGGACCTGGCCTTCGACACCCTCACTGATGCCATCCAGCAGGCCCTGCAGCAGGGGGACATCAAACTGGAGGAGGACTGGGGGGGTGTCCGGCTCATCCAGAACACCCAAATCCCCAGGCACCCCAGCAGCACACAGCACCCGGGCCCATGCAAGTGTTGA